A section of the Methanosarcina mazei S-6 genome encodes:
- a CDS encoding DUF1614 domain-containing protein produces MSRQIFYMPFSLRFLFLLIIITIFGLGSLFLGVIVSAFMKIGFSAEDALLILFLSLLGSGINIPLTTLKSDIPVVKDNYIKFFGISYRIPTRQIVRNETLLAINVGGAVIPVLISAYLLTQFPSSLLLAGAGVAIVAIVTHSVARPIKGVGIATPALIPPLTSVLSAVLLTSIVHIPGCPAEPCRVIIAYTGGVLGTLIGADLLNLGKIKNLGAPVASIGGAGTFDGIFLSGFIALLLI; encoded by the coding sequence ATGAGCAGACAGATTTTTTACATGCCTTTCAGCCTGAGATTCCTTTTCTTATTAATAATCATAACAATCTTCGGACTGGGTTCTCTGTTTCTGGGAGTCATAGTTTCTGCTTTCATGAAAATAGGATTTTCCGCAGAGGACGCCCTCTTAATTCTCTTCCTGTCTCTCCTTGGAAGCGGAATCAATATCCCGCTGACAACTCTGAAATCCGATATTCCGGTCGTCAAGGATAATTATATAAAGTTCTTCGGGATTTCCTACAGGATTCCTACCCGCCAGATTGTCAGGAATGAAACCTTACTTGCTATCAATGTGGGAGGAGCGGTTATCCCTGTCCTGATTTCCGCTTACCTTCTTACGCAATTCCCTTCTTCTCTCCTTCTTGCAGGAGCCGGTGTGGCGATTGTTGCAATTGTGACTCATTCCGTAGCAAGACCGATCAAAGGAGTGGGTATTGCAACCCCTGCTCTGATCCCACCCCTTACATCTGTCCTTTCCGCAGTCCTGCTCACCTCGATAGTCCATATTCCAGGCTGCCCTGCAGAACCGTGCCGTGTTATTATTGCCTACACCGGAGGAGTACTCGGGACCCTCATAGGAGCTGACCTGCTTAACCTGGGAAAAATTAAGAACCTTGGAGCTCCGGTTGCAAGCATAGGAGGAGCAGGCACCTTTGATGGGATATTTTTAAGCGGGTTTATCGCCCTTCTCCTGATCTGA
- a CDS encoding mRNA surveillance protein pelota — translation MRVTNRSLKGREGEIAVTAETLDDLWHLKYIIEKGDMVFALTRRKADSASDKLRPEKVEKVKVRLGIRVEELEFHKFANRLRIHGPIEHGMDTGSYHTLNVEIGTNISIIKEHWKNDQLQRIQDAEEAGKRPKVVIVAVEEGDADIGFVRHYGIEVYSHIRQSSGKRETGLRNEFFREIVEQLRHAVPEDASIVIAGPGFTKEDFLKYFNETESEMASKALTEDTSMIGMSGFQEVLRRGAVDRIMQESRIARESSLMEDLIREISMDGKAAYGFADVKNALGYGAVETLLIADETLREGREKGEDIDKLLMEVEQAQGKVVVFSTAFEPGEKLHKLGGIAALLRFKVTG, via the coding sequence ATGAGGGTTACAAACCGTTCTCTAAAAGGCCGGGAAGGGGAAATTGCCGTAACAGCCGAGACTCTTGACGATCTCTGGCACCTGAAGTATATTATTGAAAAAGGTGACATGGTCTTTGCTCTGACCAGAAGGAAAGCCGATTCTGCAAGCGACAAACTCCGCCCGGAAAAGGTTGAGAAGGTAAAGGTAAGGCTGGGGATAAGGGTTGAAGAACTGGAGTTCCATAAATTTGCAAACAGGCTGAGAATACACGGGCCGATTGAGCACGGAATGGACACAGGCTCCTATCACACACTCAATGTGGAAATAGGGACCAATATTTCCATCATTAAGGAGCACTGGAAGAACGACCAGCTCCAGCGCATTCAGGACGCCGAAGAAGCAGGAAAGCGCCCAAAAGTTGTTATTGTAGCGGTTGAGGAGGGTGACGCAGATATCGGGTTTGTGCGCCACTATGGAATCGAAGTCTATTCTCATATCAGGCAGTCCTCCGGGAAGCGGGAGACCGGGCTCAGGAATGAGTTTTTCAGGGAAATTGTTGAACAGCTCAGGCACGCAGTTCCTGAAGACGCTTCCATAGTGATTGCAGGGCCCGGTTTCACCAAAGAAGATTTCCTGAAATATTTTAATGAAACTGAGTCTGAAATGGCTTCTAAGGCATTGACTGAAGATACGTCCATGATAGGTATGTCCGGGTTTCAGGAGGTGCTCCGCAGAGGAGCGGTGGACCGGATCATGCAGGAGTCCCGAATAGCCCGGGAATCCTCTCTCATGGAAGACCTTATCAGGGAAATCTCTATGGACGGAAAAGCAGCTTACGGTTTTGCAGATGTGAAAAATGCTCTTGGTTACGGGGCTGTTGAAACCCTGCTCATAGCTGACGAAACGCTGCGTGAAGGGCGGGAAAAAGGTGAGGATATAGATAAACTACTTATGGAGGTCGAACAGGCTCAGGGAAAAGTTGTTGTGTTCAGCACGGCCTTTGAGCCCGGAGAAAAACTTCACAAACTTGGAGGAATTGCAGCTTTGCTCCGTTTCAAAGTAACAGGCTGA
- the rqcH gene encoding ribosome rescue protein RqcH, with amino-acid sequence MKQDMSSADVAAVVAELSAGPRSIIDAKIGKIYQPASEEIRINLYVFHQGRDNLVIEAGKRLHMTKHIRPSPTLPQAFPMLLRKYLMGGRIVSVEQHDFDRIIKIGIERAGVRSTLIVELFARGNVLIVDSENKIILPMNPVTLKDRRLRSGEIYELPEAQLSPIEAKVSDLMDAFSKSTADIVRTIATRFNLGGVLAEEACARAGINKSRPAKEATVEDAEKLREALQDLFSPLFRARDAARTEGEPEGGAEIEDRPGAETGPLIPGLRPQHIKQEINGKMETFDVVPFDLNRYSEYEKEYFDSFNTALDEFFGKKALEQVAEVKEAEKKEKTLGVFERRLMQQEDSLAKFEKEIEKNNALAETVYANYQIIEELFSVLNGARAKGYSWDEIRSILKQAKKTVPAAQTITNIDQKTGTVTVNLDGKSINLDIRKTVPQNAQEYYEKVKKFTKKKDGAIRAIEDTKKAMEKKAATKSAKAGRKLQASRKKHWYDRFRWFVSSDGFLVVGGRDADTNEEIFKKYMEKRDIVFHTQTPGAPLTVVKTGGKEVPDSTLQEVAQFAVSYSSLWKAGQFSGDCYWIKSEQVTKTPESGEYLKKGAFVIRGERNYFKDVPLGIAVGLELKGETRIIGGPASSVRKHGDYILEIIPGKFNQNDISKKIYRIYADELNDPRFVKQIASPDQIAMMIPAGESDLRNQKPEKKGQGFGPEGEGYETPEMEAGFEDLKGEIDEESGENAGEEFADEEFAEEIGEGSEVKVKAEAREGNEEIIEMRGVKKE; translated from the coding sequence ATGAAACAGGATATGTCAAGTGCAGACGTTGCTGCGGTTGTTGCCGAACTGTCAGCAGGTCCCAGGTCTATTATTGATGCGAAGATCGGAAAGATCTACCAGCCAGCCAGCGAGGAGATACGCATCAACCTTTACGTTTTTCACCAGGGAAGGGACAACCTGGTTATTGAGGCGGGAAAGCGCCTCCATATGACAAAACACATCCGGCCAAGCCCCACTCTTCCTCAGGCTTTCCCCATGCTTCTGAGAAAATACCTGATGGGAGGCAGGATCGTATCCGTCGAGCAGCATGACTTCGACAGGATCATAAAAATAGGGATTGAGAGAGCTGGAGTTAGAAGCACACTCATTGTTGAACTGTTTGCGCGCGGCAATGTCCTGATAGTGGATTCGGAAAACAAAATCATCCTGCCCATGAACCCCGTAACCCTCAAGGACCGCAGGCTCAGGAGCGGAGAAATTTACGAGCTTCCGGAGGCGCAGTTGAGCCCCATCGAGGCTAAGGTTTCCGACCTTATGGACGCATTTTCTAAATCAACGGCTGATATAGTCCGGACTATTGCTACAAGGTTCAACCTCGGAGGAGTCCTGGCAGAAGAAGCCTGTGCACGCGCAGGAATAAACAAGTCCAGGCCTGCAAAAGAAGCTACAGTAGAGGATGCTGAAAAGCTGCGTGAGGCGCTTCAGGACCTTTTTTCCCCTCTATTCAGAGCGAGGGACGCTGCCAGAACTGAAGGCGAGCCTGAAGGCGGTGCTGAAATTGAAGACAGGCCCGGAGCAGAAACCGGACCTCTTATTCCGGGGCTCAGGCCTCAGCATATAAAGCAGGAAATTAATGGGAAAATGGAAACCTTCGATGTAGTTCCTTTTGACCTTAACCGTTATTCAGAATACGAAAAAGAATATTTCGATTCCTTTAATACTGCACTTGACGAGTTTTTCGGGAAAAAGGCTCTTGAGCAGGTCGCAGAGGTAAAGGAAGCCGAAAAGAAGGAAAAAACCCTTGGGGTCTTTGAAAGGCGGCTCATGCAGCAGGAAGATAGCCTTGCAAAGTTCGAAAAGGAAATTGAGAAAAACAATGCCCTTGCAGAAACCGTATATGCCAATTACCAGATTATCGAAGAGCTTTTTTCAGTACTTAACGGAGCAAGGGCAAAAGGTTATTCCTGGGATGAAATTCGCTCCATCCTGAAACAGGCAAAAAAGACCGTTCCTGCAGCCCAGACAATTACTAATATTGACCAGAAAACCGGAACTGTAACTGTCAATCTCGACGGAAAGAGCATAAATCTTGATATCCGGAAGACTGTGCCTCAGAATGCCCAGGAATATTATGAAAAGGTTAAAAAGTTCACTAAAAAGAAGGACGGAGCTATCCGGGCTATTGAGGACACTAAAAAAGCTATGGAGAAAAAGGCTGCTACAAAATCTGCAAAAGCTGGCAGGAAGCTGCAGGCTTCCCGGAAAAAGCACTGGTATGACCGGTTCAGGTGGTTTGTGTCTTCAGACGGCTTCCTGGTCGTGGGCGGCAGGGATGCCGATACAAACGAAGAAATTTTCAAAAAATACATGGAAAAAAGAGATATCGTTTTTCATACACAGACACCGGGCGCTCCTCTCACGGTTGTAAAGACTGGGGGGAAGGAGGTTCCGGATTCCACGCTTCAGGAAGTTGCACAGTTTGCGGTTTCTTATTCGAGTCTCTGGAAAGCCGGACAGTTCAGCGGTGACTGTTACTGGATTAAATCTGAACAGGTGACAAAGACCCCGGAATCCGGAGAGTACCTGAAAAAAGGGGCATTTGTTATCCGCGGTGAGCGCAATTACTTCAAAGACGTCCCTCTTGGCATTGCAGTTGGTCTTGAGCTTAAAGGCGAGACAAGGATTATTGGAGGGCCTGCTTCTTCGGTCAGGAAGCACGGAGACTATATTCTTGAAATTATTCCCGGCAAATTCAATCAGAATGATATTTCAAAAAAGATCTACAGGATTTATGCAGATGAACTCAATGACCCTCGTTTTGTGAAGCAAATTGCATCTCCTGACCAGATTGCCATGATGATCCCCGCCGGAGAATCAGATCTGAGGAACCAGAAGCCGGAAAAGAAAGGTCAGGGTTTCGGGCCTGAGGGTGAAGGATACGAAACCCCTGAAATGGAAGCCGGATTTGAAGACCTTAAAGGTGAAATTGATGAAGAATCTGGAGAAAATGCAGGAGAAGAGTTCGCAGATGAAGAATTTGCAGAAGAAATAGGGGAAGGCAGTGAAGTAAAAGTTAAAGCTGAAGCCAGAGAGGGAAATGAAGAAATAATTGAAATGCGCGGAGTGAAAAAGGAATGA
- the thpR gene encoding RNA 2',3'-cyclic phosphodiesterase, whose protein sequence is MVKALIRTFIAVELDPGFGGKIRQVQERFSEFDLKFVNPEIVHITLKFLGDIKESKVPSIAAALDSIMCEPFEAKIVGLGVFPKPSNPKVLWLGAEGNFETLHNDVETVLKLFGFKEDERGFTAHATLARVKSLNKDQKNSFINILKELKNIEIGSMQVNKVLLKKSTLTPEGPIYETLHTVYLD, encoded by the coding sequence ATGGTGAAAGCGTTGATAAGGACATTTATCGCAGTGGAGCTTGACCCTGGTTTCGGGGGGAAAATCCGCCAGGTTCAGGAAAGGTTTTCAGAGTTTGACCTGAAGTTTGTTAACCCCGAAATTGTTCATATAACCCTGAAGTTTCTGGGCGATATTAAAGAATCAAAGGTTCCATCCATTGCTGCAGCTCTTGATTCCATTATGTGCGAGCCTTTCGAAGCAAAAATCGTGGGTCTCGGGGTTTTTCCTAAGCCTTCAAACCCTAAAGTCCTGTGGCTGGGAGCAGAAGGAAACTTTGAAACTCTTCACAATGATGTGGAAACAGTACTGAAACTCTTCGGGTTCAAAGAGGACGAAAGAGGTTTTACTGCCCATGCAACTCTTGCAAGGGTAAAATCTCTAAATAAAGATCAAAAAAATTCTTTTATAAATATCCTTAAAGAATTAAAGAATATCGAGATTGGAAGTATGCAGGTGAACAAAGTTCTTCTTAAAAAAAGTACTCTTACTCCTGAAGGTCCTATCTATGAGACTCTGCATACGGTATACCTTGACTGA
- a CDS encoding formylglycine-generating enzyme family protein: protein MGSKISIMNHINTIRYYLKKNEVEDRVEDPAGATEPESTEAFEIFISPSTGMEFIMAPAGEFLMGSSPEEIGRSYSESPVHRVTIKNPFYIGKYQVTQKQWKTIMGTSPSNFNEDFRPVELVSWEDVQEFIGKLNAMENTTKYRLPSEAEWEYACRAGKQSRYFFGEDESKLGDYAWYARNAGRKTHPAGRKKPNRWGLYDMCGNVWEWVQDSWHEDYNGAPSDGSAWEDGNSSNRVSRGGSWYCSTNSCRSASRFSREPEKHLANLGFRLVKEL from the coding sequence GTGGGAAGTAAAATCAGTATTATGAATCATATTAATACAATCCGGTACTATCTGAAAAAGAACGAAGTTGAAGACCGGGTTGAAGACCCTGCCGGTGCGACAGAACCTGAAAGCACGGAGGCTTTTGAAATATTTATCAGTCCGTCTACAGGTATGGAATTCATAATGGCACCTGCCGGTGAATTTTTAATGGGGTCCTCTCCCGAAGAGATAGGCAGGTCATACTCCGAATCTCCGGTCCACAGGGTTACGATTAAAAATCCGTTTTACATCGGCAAATATCAGGTTACTCAAAAACAATGGAAAACTATAATGGGGACCAGTCCGTCGAATTTTAATGAAGATTTCCGCCCTGTTGAGCTGGTTTCCTGGGAAGATGTTCAGGAATTTATTGGAAAACTGAACGCAATGGAAAACACCACAAAATACCGCCTTCCTTCCGAAGCCGAGTGGGAGTATGCATGCAGAGCAGGTAAGCAGAGCAGGTACTTTTTTGGTGAAGATGAATCCAAACTTGGCGACTATGCATGGTACGCCAGGAATGCAGGCCGTAAAACCCATCCTGCTGGCAGAAAAAAACCTAACCGCTGGGGCCTTTATGATATGTGCGGTAATGTCTGGGAATGGGTTCAGGACAGCTGGCACGAAGACTATAATGGGGCTCCTTCTGACGGAAGCGCATGGGAAGACGGAAACAGCTCCAATCGTGTCTCTCGTGGGGGAAGCTGGTACTGCTCTACCAATTCCTGCCGCTCAGCTTCCCGTTTCAGCCGTGAACCTGAGAAACATTTAGCCAACCTTGGATTTCGGCTTGTGAAAGAGTTGTAA
- a CDS encoding replication factor C small subunit, translating to MQAQMEDFKIKEEIWIEKYRPVRLNQVAGQEETIERLMSYVATKNLPHLLFSGPPGVGKTASAVSIAREIFGEDLWRENFTELNASDERGIDIVRNKIKNFAKTAPMGGAPFKIIFLDEADALTSDAQSALRRTMEKFSSNCRFILSCNYSSKIIEPIQSRCAVYRFRRLSDKAIRERLEYIAKEQDLSITDGGYEALIYVAQGDMRKAVNSLQAAAFIDVEKPISRETIYRTTATANPEEIKNLIETALRGNFRVARKELNRLLYEEGLSGEDIVGQIYRVVSEMDNLMILDLGLSERDIVGLVDIIGETDFRLTEGASEKIQLEALLAHFALSREE from the coding sequence GTGCAAGCACAAATGGAGGACTTTAAGATTAAAGAAGAGATCTGGATTGAAAAATACAGGCCTGTCAGGCTTAATCAGGTAGCAGGACAGGAAGAAACAATCGAGCGCCTGATGTCTTATGTGGCAACTAAAAACCTTCCTCACCTCCTCTTTTCCGGCCCTCCCGGTGTAGGAAAAACAGCTTCTGCAGTTTCAATAGCAAGGGAGATCTTCGGAGAAGATTTATGGCGGGAAAATTTTACGGAACTCAATGCCTCCGATGAAAGGGGTATTGATATTGTCCGAAATAAAATCAAAAACTTTGCAAAAACCGCTCCTATGGGCGGAGCCCCTTTCAAAATCATTTTCCTTGATGAAGCTGATGCCCTCACCTCGGATGCCCAGTCCGCACTCCGCAGGACGATGGAAAAATTCAGCAGCAATTGCCGTTTTATTCTTTCCTGTAACTATTCCTCCAAGATCATTGAGCCTATCCAGTCCAGATGTGCGGTTTACAGGTTCAGGAGGCTTTCCGATAAGGCCATCAGAGAACGTCTTGAGTATATTGCTAAAGAACAGGACCTGTCCATCACAGATGGTGGGTATGAAGCCCTGATTTATGTAGCTCAGGGGGATATGCGTAAAGCTGTCAACTCTCTCCAGGCTGCCGCTTTCATTGATGTCGAAAAACCTATCTCCAGGGAAACCATTTACAGGACCACGGCAACTGCGAACCCTGAGGAGATTAAAAACCTGATTGAAACCGCTTTGCGCGGAAACTTCAGGGTTGCCAGAAAAGAGCTTAACAGGCTTCTTTATGAAGAAGGGCTTTCCGGAGAAGATATCGTGGGGCAGATATACAGGGTGGTTTCCGAAATGGATAACCTCATGATTCTGGACCTCGGGCTTTCGGAAAGGGATATTGTCGGACTTGTGGATATTATCGGGGAAACAGACTTCAGACTGACTGAAGGAGCAAGCGAAAAAATCCAGCTGGAAGCCCTGCTTGCACATTTTGCTCTATCGAGAGAAGAATGA
- a CDS encoding IS1 family transposase encodes MTDEDSEECGDVYSLTAIKSDTRLLLSHHEGKRSAEDAIELFKEVEKMRSTSSPIPVFTSDDWDAFEEALINVYGKIELPQYKGIGRKPLPKLVPPDDLKYVKVLKKKVKNYVVETVQRIIFGDPDEIFEMLGADADSYIGTSYAERINLTIRTSLARFIRKGMNFSKTKRMHQKAIDLFQAWYNFIKPHKSLRLKIDSGNRKWFQRTPAMAEGITDHIWSLKELLTFRVPVQ; translated from the coding sequence GTGACTGACGAGGATTCTGAAGAGTGTGGGGATGTGTATTCACTTACAGCAATCAAAAGTGACACAAGATTGCTCCTTTCTCATCATGAAGGAAAACGTAGTGCTGAGGATGCTATAGAGTTATTTAAAGAAGTTGAGAAGATGCGTTCCACATCTTCTCCTATTCCTGTATTTACCTCAGATGATTGGGATGCCTTTGAAGAAGCACTTATAAACGTTTATGGTAAAATCGAGTTGCCACAATACAAAGGTATCGGAAGAAAACCGCTACCTAAACTGGTTCCACCTGATGATTTAAAATATGTCAAAGTATTGAAGAAAAAGGTAAAAAATTATGTAGTTGAAACAGTTCAACGTATCATCTTTGGAGATCCTGATGAGATATTCGAAATGCTTGGAGCTGATGCGGATAGTTATATTGGAACTTCTTATGCAGAAAGGATTAACCTTACGATAAGGACATCTCTTGCAAGATTTATAAGAAAAGGAATGAATTTCAGTAAAACCAAAAGGATGCATCAGAAAGCTATTGATTTATTCCAGGCATGGTATAACTTTATAAAACCTCATAAGTCTCTAAGGCTAAAAATAGATTCTGGAAACAGAAAATGGTTTCAAAGGACTCCAGCTATGGCAGAAGGAATAACTGATCACATATGGAGTTTAAAGGAACTATTAACATTTAGAGTTCCTGTTCAATAA
- the priS gene encoding DNA primase catalytic subunit PriS encodes MDSRTTRYLKSCFQKYYKTAEIGLPDHLPNREWAFIFYDDMPEKMMHRHKSFGSPGEALDYLYGMAPAHVYNSTAYYEYPDARKMNEKNWLGAELIFDLDADHLPNAPRNYADMLELVKKETLKLMDFLLDDFGFSEQDIELVFSGGRGYHFHITSPKVLTLGSSERREIVNYLSGRDIDFKYFFREVSMDGDFGTGSKSFKGIKNLPVKCTLVGYDSGWGKRVALYLTDYMKAECGKKYKKDMFPELRRHEKVGDTTIKKLINITNSENGLKDILERGRLDFGVRNFKEIAAYFMQESMENFLNRFGASVDEPVTADIKRLIRVPGSLHGGSGMLVKKLALCELEKFNPLNDAVVFGERPVKITVSKPFSVQLKGKDLRIEEGIQEVPEYAAVYLICRGVAEYGYRRNQPDAV; translated from the coding sequence ATGGACAGCAGAACAACCCGTTATTTAAAATCCTGTTTTCAAAAATACTATAAAACCGCTGAGATAGGCCTCCCTGACCACCTGCCTAACAGAGAGTGGGCTTTCATCTTTTATGACGATATGCCGGAAAAAATGATGCACAGGCACAAGTCTTTCGGCTCGCCGGGAGAAGCTCTGGATTACCTTTACGGCATGGCTCCTGCACATGTTTACAACTCTACTGCTTATTACGAATACCCTGACGCACGAAAAATGAATGAGAAAAACTGGCTTGGGGCAGAGCTAATTTTTGACCTTGACGCGGACCACCTGCCTAATGCCCCGAGAAATTATGCAGACATGCTTGAGCTTGTAAAGAAAGAGACCCTCAAGCTCATGGATTTTCTTCTGGATGATTTTGGATTCTCAGAACAGGATATCGAACTCGTATTTTCCGGAGGAAGAGGATACCATTTCCATATTACCAGCCCTAAAGTCCTGACACTCGGGAGTTCCGAGAGGAGGGAAATCGTGAACTATCTCAGCGGGAGGGATATTGATTTTAAGTATTTTTTCAGGGAAGTCTCAATGGACGGGGATTTCGGTACCGGTTCGAAGTCGTTCAAAGGGATCAAAAACCTTCCAGTAAAGTGCACGCTTGTGGGATACGACAGCGGGTGGGGAAAGAGAGTTGCACTTTACCTTACTGACTACATGAAAGCAGAGTGCGGAAAAAAATACAAAAAAGATATGTTTCCCGAGCTCCGAAGGCATGAGAAAGTAGGGGATACCACAATCAAAAAACTGATTAATATTACTAACAGTGAAAACGGCTTAAAAGATATTCTGGAGAGAGGAAGGCTGGATTTCGGCGTAAGAAATTTTAAGGAGATTGCCGCATATTTCATGCAGGAATCTATGGAAAATTTCCTTAACCGTTTTGGAGCCAGTGTTGATGAACCCGTGACTGCCGACATCAAAAGACTTATCCGTGTCCCCGGGTCCCTTCACGGAGGCTCAGGGATGCTGGTCAAAAAACTTGCTTTATGCGAACTGGAAAAGTTTAACCCGCTGAATGACGCAGTTGTTTTTGGTGAAAGACCGGTAAAAATAACCGTTTCAAAGCCTTTCTCAGTACAGTTAAAAGGCAAGGATTTAAGAATAGAGGAAGGCATACAGGAAGTTCCGGAATATGCAGCCGTATATCTGATTTGTAGAGGTGTTGCTGAGTATGGATATAGAAGGAATCAGCCAGACGCTGTATAA
- a CDS encoding S-layer protein domain-containing protein, which yields MLPVPGLAGPSICGAPFDTNATSSDGFCWNATTFGGFNYPVNKHKDFVASENWWGERLQYVDKDGQDELGVNNPGNHVIGEGELLYSTRQFSNKYDLVSDLGLTASTIPPELGGMFYYKLPWFGKPYVTVENDASQLANIVITQGSSDKKVLKSGDVWDLGKGYSLTVNQVDVEGDKVWFSLSKNGEELESGIVNANGTVENQIFTATADFGDGTDQLYFITYVDSVFMSATDSFAVFKYTWLIDKDDILIIKNGDEYQGFEVIETSKDGIVLENSKCITLNLDKDKKNYFTDSWYFQTSDKGKGSISPEGYIIYPATDVVVEDKNATVPIANSTEETNITSESNESENVSADHRTAPSSGTAGMEDKESHPEEAAEGSSTKLPGFGIISGIIGVMMCLALRRKS from the coding sequence ATGCTCCCTGTACCGGGTCTGGCGGGTCCGTCTATTTGCGGGGCTCCTTTTGATACAAATGCTACTTCATCCGATGGTTTTTGCTGGAATGCAACCACTTTTGGAGGCTTTAACTACCCTGTAAACAAACACAAGGACTTTGTAGCTTCTGAAAACTGGTGGGGAGAACGCCTTCAGTACGTTGATAAAGACGGGCAGGACGAACTAGGTGTAAACAACCCCGGAAACCATGTTATAGGCGAAGGAGAGCTTCTGTATTCTACAAGGCAGTTCTCAAACAAATACGACCTTGTTTCCGATCTTGGGCTTACTGCCAGTACAATTCCTCCCGAACTTGGCGGGATGTTCTACTACAAACTTCCCTGGTTCGGAAAACCATATGTTACGGTTGAAAATGATGCAAGTCAGCTTGCAAATATCGTCATTACCCAGGGCAGCAGTGATAAAAAAGTTCTTAAATCGGGTGATGTCTGGGACCTTGGCAAAGGCTACTCTTTGACCGTAAACCAGGTAGATGTTGAGGGTGACAAGGTATGGTTCTCCTTATCCAAAAACGGTGAAGAACTCGAGTCCGGAATTGTGAACGCAAACGGGACTGTAGAAAACCAGATCTTTACCGCAACTGCTGACTTCGGAGACGGGACTGACCAGCTTTACTTCATCACCTATGTTGACTCGGTTTTCATGAGCGCTACCGATTCCTTTGCAGTTTTCAAGTATACCTGGCTTATTGACAAAGATGACATCCTTATTATCAAAAACGGGGATGAATACCAGGGATTTGAGGTAATAGAAACTTCCAAAGACGGAATTGTCCTTGAAAATTCAAAGTGTATTACCCTGAACCTTGATAAGGATAAAAAGAACTACTTCACCGACTCCTGGTACTTCCAGACCTCGGATAAAGGAAAAGGCAGCATTTCCCCTGAAGGGTACATCATCTATCCTGCGACAGATGTGGTTGTTGAAGACAAAAATGCCACCGTGCCGATAGCTAATTCCACAGAGGAGACTAATATAACCTCAGAATCAAACGAGTCTGAAAATGTCTCAGCAGATCACAGGACAGCTCCATCTTCTGGAACAGCAGGCATGGAAGATAAGGAAAGTCACCCTGAAGAAGCTGCGGAGGGTTCCTCTACAAAGCTTCCGGGATTTGGAATCATCTCCGGAATTATCGGGGTTATGATGTGTCTGGCTCTCAGAAGAAAGAGCTAA
- a CDS encoding DNA integrity scanning protein DisA nucleotide-binding domain protein — protein sequence MERARVIAEAAAHISRELGAAAIMVSGDLNFEGIETGEIPVYYISMRPKSIIDHLVATSKDGKSPVKELGDQLTREASGNVEYVQHAAAIEYALEGPKNGIVVGVIETRGSSSIIVHNLDDNPLIKAMKECEERVNPEVMNAVLKIAFDIALTGREGKKIGAAFIVGDSEEVLKRSHQIILNPYEGHEEAHRNILDRRNWESIKEFALLDGVFVIDETGIVRAAGRYLDVDGKNIDIEKGLGGRHVSAAAISRDTVAISVTVSESGGVLRVYKDAKETICMESLQPASRYV from the coding sequence ATGGAAAGAGCACGTGTAATTGCAGAAGCGGCAGCCCATATTTCCCGGGAACTCGGTGCTGCCGCAATTATGGTCTCCGGAGATTTGAATTTTGAAGGGATTGAAACCGGAGAAATTCCTGTATATTATATTTCCATGCGCCCTAAAAGCATAATAGACCACCTCGTAGCAACCAGCAAAGATGGAAAAAGTCCTGTAAAAGAACTGGGTGATCAGCTCACCAGGGAAGCTTCGGGAAATGTTGAATACGTGCAGCATGCCGCAGCTATAGAATACGCACTTGAAGGCCCCAAAAACGGGATTGTGGTAGGGGTTATTGAAACCCGCGGGTCCAGCTCCATTATAGTCCATAACCTGGATGACAACCCTCTCATAAAAGCTATGAAAGAATGTGAAGAGAGAGTCAACCCTGAAGTAATGAATGCAGTCCTGAAAATCGCTTTTGATATCGCCCTTACGGGCAGGGAAGGAAAAAAAATAGGGGCTGCCTTTATTGTGGGTGACTCCGAAGAAGTCCTTAAACGCTCTCACCAGATAATCCTTAACCCTTATGAAGGCCATGAGGAAGCCCACAGAAACATACTCGACAGAAGAAACTGGGAGTCTATAAAGGAGTTTGCCCTGCTTGACGGGGTTTTTGTAATAGACGAGACTGGCATTGTCCGTGCAGCAGGGAGATACCTTGACGTGGACGGAAAAAATATAGATATTGAAAAAGGGCTTGGTGGACGTCATGTCTCAGCAGCTGCCATCAGCAGGGATACGGTAGCAATTTCAGTTACAGTTTCAGAGTCAGGTGGAGTCCTCAGAGTATATAAAGACGCAAAAGAAACCATTTGCATGGAGTCCTTACAACCTGCATCCAGATACGTATGA